The following coding sequences are from one Methanocorpusculum vombati window:
- a CDS encoding adenylate kinase has protein sequence MAGKKVIITGVPGVGKTTVINTAMEKIAAEGTPYQNINFGSFMFEVAAAEGLVQDRDQMRKLDRTVQKRLQKLAAEKIAAIDGNVIIDTHASVKTPNGYLAGLPEWVITAIMPDVLVLVETDNDQILVRRLSDESRVRDMEGAKSIAEHQEMNRAFAASYAMLTGCTVKIIVNADFLLDKAVEELTATLR, from the coding sequence ATGGCAGGAAAAAAGGTCATCATCACCGGTGTGCCCGGTGTCGGCAAAACGACGGTAATTAACACCGCAATGGAAAAAATCGCTGCGGAAGGAACTCCGTATCAGAACATCAACTTTGGCAGTTTCATGTTTGAAGTTGCCGCTGCGGAAGGTCTTGTACAGGACCGCGATCAGATGAGAAAACTGGATCGTACTGTCCAGAAACGCCTGCAGAAACTTGCTGCAGAAAAGATCGCCGCAATTGACGGCAATGTCATCATCGATACTCACGCCTCTGTCAAGACACCGAACGGGTATCTTGCAGGTCTTCCCGAGTGGGTTATCACTGCAATCATGCCGGACGTTCTTGTTCTTGTCGAGACGGACAATGACCAGATTCTTGTCCGCAGACTTTCTGACGAGAGCCGTGTCCGTGATATGGAAGGTGCAAAATCCATTGCGGAACACCAGGAAATGAACCGTGCCTTTGCCGCATCCTATGCAATGCTTACCGGATGCACCGTCAAAATCATCGTCAACGCTGACTTCCTCCTTGACAAAGCCGTCGAGGAACTTACCGCAACCCTGAGGTAA
- a CDS encoding ABC transporter substrate-binding protein codes for MQKNTLLPVLIGVVVVCCVLVACVLLFTGGEGQTTYIVGIDGDHLPSTAIIIEDRERIPIGFDVETIQWIAEKEHFAITFKEVPWSIIPELIERGDIDMFYSGYSITPERAERLDFSQPYYKTDIAIAVRKDSGVTREMFDNGEIRIGSQQGITSVDKLKEIFGIERYDEMVSEGKIVLFSAGTAGFGESLKYLDTGEIDAIIYNKITLEGYLPDWKNLTILDTIPTGEEYGIAVKKGNTKLISILNKGLENFRASGKRAELLEKYHMSETLA; via the coding sequence ATGCAAAAAAACACCCTCCTCCCTGTACTTATCGGAGTGGTAGTTGTCTGTTGTGTGCTTGTTGCCTGTGTTCTCCTCTTTACCGGCGGTGAAGGACAAACAACCTACATCGTCGGTATTGACGGGGACCATCTTCCTAGTACTGCTATCATCATCGAGGACCGCGAACGTATCCCAATCGGTTTTGATGTCGAGACAATCCAGTGGATTGCAGAAAAAGAACATTTCGCAATTACATTCAAAGAGGTTCCCTGGTCGATCATTCCCGAACTCATTGAGAGAGGAGATATCGATATGTTCTACTCAGGGTACAGTATAACTCCGGAACGTGCGGAGCGGCTGGACTTCTCTCAGCCCTATTATAAAACCGATATCGCCATTGCCGTCCGAAAGGACAGCGGCGTAACCAGGGAGATGTTTGACAATGGCGAGATACGCATAGGTTCCCAGCAGGGGATCACCTCGGTTGACAAACTCAAAGAGATCTTCGGCATTGAACGGTATGATGAGATGGTCTCCGAAGGAAAGATTGTACTGTTCTCTGCGGGGACTGCAGGATTTGGCGAGTCACTCAAATATCTCGATACCGGAGAAATCGATGCCATCATTTACAATAAAATAACGCTGGAGGGCTATCTGCCAGACTGGAAAAACCTCACCATTCTGGACACGATTCCCACCGGTGAAGAATATGGTATCGCCGTCAAAAAAGGAAATACCAAACTGATCAGCATACTCAACAAAGGCCTTGAAAACTTCCGCGCCTCAGGCAAACGTGCCGAACTTCTGGAAAAATATCATATGAGCGAGACGCTGGCATAA
- the secY gene encoding preprotein translocase subunit SecY, which yields MGELLDRMEPLLAKMPAVRPPEGHVHFKNKLMWTAAVLLLYFILTNIPVFGLSETSLDVFQYYRALLAGASGTILHLGIGPIVTASIVLQLLRGADLIKINTSDERGQVIYMGLQKLLIFVMIILEALPNVLGGWMSPDMTVAAMFGGNTTAVMVLIFLQICLGGLLVVFMDEVVSKWGIGSGVGLFIVAGVAQGLVNGFFNWESTTDQFAVGFFPRLFEVIGSGANFIEYFGLELLALFTTIGLFFLIVYVEATRVEIPLAHANVRGARARFPVKLVYASVLPMILVRVLQANVQMIGMFLSSVGINIFGEFNGSTPINGLMWYLAPINQPQDWMWWLPQFTGAGHAAWEVALRVGIDAIVMIVGGALFAIFWVKTAGLDSKHVARQIQNSGMQIPGYRRSPAVLERYLDRYIPRVTVIGGVFIGVLSILANMLGIIGFVGGTGLLLTVSIVYRLYEQIANEQIMEMYPFMRGFFGGKE from the coding sequence ATGGGAGAACTGCTGGATCGAATGGAACCACTGCTGGCAAAAATGCCGGCCGTTCGGCCACCGGAGGGTCACGTTCACTTCAAAAACAAGCTGATGTGGACCGCCGCGGTGCTGCTGTTGTATTTTATACTGACGAACATTCCGGTTTTTGGTCTGAGTGAAACTTCTCTGGATGTTTTCCAATATTACCGTGCGTTGCTCGCCGGTGCATCCGGAACGATTCTTCACCTTGGTATCGGACCGATTGTGACCGCATCTATCGTACTGCAGCTGCTTCGTGGTGCTGACCTGATTAAGATCAATACTTCCGATGAGCGCGGTCAGGTTATTTACATGGGTCTGCAGAAACTGCTGATCTTTGTGATGATCATTCTGGAAGCCCTGCCAAACGTGCTGGGCGGATGGATGAGCCCTGACATGACGGTTGCTGCAATGTTTGGCGGCAATACGACGGCTGTGATGGTCCTGATCTTCCTGCAGATCTGTTTAGGCGGTCTGCTGGTTGTGTTCATGGATGAGGTCGTGTCGAAGTGGGGTATTGGTTCTGGTGTCGGTCTCTTCATCGTTGCAGGAGTTGCCCAGGGTCTCGTAAACGGTTTCTTCAACTGGGAATCTACGACGGATCAGTTTGCGGTGGGTTTCTTCCCCCGGCTGTTTGAGGTTATAGGTTCCGGTGCGAACTTTATCGAGTACTTTGGTCTTGAGCTGCTCGCACTGTTTACGACAATAGGGTTGTTCTTCCTTATTGTGTATGTTGAGGCGACCCGTGTGGAGATTCCGCTTGCCCACGCGAATGTGCGCGGTGCCCGTGCGCGGTTCCCGGTGAAACTTGTGTATGCAAGTGTTCTTCCGATGATTCTGGTGCGTGTGCTGCAGGCAAACGTTCAGATGATTGGTATGTTCCTTTCCAGTGTTGGTATCAACATCTTTGGAGAGTTCAACGGTTCTACGCCGATCAATGGTCTGATGTGGTATCTTGCACCGATTAACCAGCCGCAGGACTGGATGTGGTGGCTCCCGCAGTTTACGGGTGCCGGCCATGCAGCATGGGAGGTTGCGCTCCGTGTGGGTATTGATGCAATCGTGATGATTGTTGGAGGTGCTCTGTTCGCAATCTTCTGGGTGAAGACAGCAGGTCTTGACTCGAAACATGTTGCCCGCCAGATTCAGAATTCAGGTATGCAGATTCCGGGTTATCGCCGCAGCCCTGCGGTGCTGGAGCGGTATCTGGACAGATACATTCCGCGTGTCACGGTGATTGGTGGCGTGTTTATCGGAGTACTTAGTATTCTTGCAAACATGCTGGGTATCATCGGGTTTGTGGGAGGTACCGGTCTTCTGCTTACGGTCTCGATCGTTTACCGTCTGTATGAACAGATTGCAAACGAGCAGATCATGGAGATGTACCCGTTTATGCGGGGCTTCTTCGGCGGCAAAGAATAA
- a CDS encoding uL15m family ribosomal protein encodes MPVNKRSKFRGTRTCGGGTHKNRRGAGNRGGRGQAGWRDHNFTRFYLLGKTEGKHGFVCKTSVTYEVLDIGDIDQMIPDLVARGIATQNGDVIILDAAQIGVEKVLGGGRVTHKLEITAESFSERAVAKVQEQGGQVLTP; translated from the coding sequence ATGCCAGTCAACAAGCGTTCAAAGTTCCGGGGAACCCGCACCTGTGGTGGGGGAACCCACAAAAACCGCCGTGGTGCAGGTAATCGCGGAGGTCGTGGACAGGCAGGATGGCGTGACCACAATTTCACCCGGTTCTATCTGCTCGGAAAGACTGAGGGTAAACATGGATTTGTCTGCAAGACCTCCGTTACCTATGAAGTCCTCGATATCGGTGATATCGATCAGATGATTCCGGATCTTGTTGCCCGCGGTATTGCCACACAAAACGGAGATGTTATTATTCTTGACGCCGCACAGATTGGTGTTGAGAAGGTTCTCGGCGGTGGTCGCGTTACCCACAAGCTTGAGATTACTGCAGAGAGCTTCTCCGAGCGTGCTGTCGCGAAAGTTCAGGAACAGGGCGGTCAGGTGCTGACCCCCTAA
- a CDS encoding 50S ribosomal protein L30, whose protein sequence is MYAVVQVRGVVNTRRDIKETLKMLRLHHINHCVLVPETPEYLGMIRKAKDFIAFGEVDAATLETILTTRGRLTGNKPLTEEYVKEATSFGSIAELAAALAAGQIRMKDVPELKPVLRMHPPRKGYKTTKRTFNQGGALGYYGKEINDLLIKMR, encoded by the coding sequence ATGTATGCAGTTGTGCAGGTTCGCGGAGTGGTAAATACCCGCCGCGACATTAAGGAGACCTTAAAGATGCTGCGTCTTCATCACATCAACCACTGTGTCCTTGTGCCGGAGACTCCGGAGTACCTCGGTATGATCCGGAAGGCAAAGGACTTCATTGCGTTTGGTGAAGTTGATGCAGCCACGCTTGAGACGATTCTTACCACCCGTGGAAGACTTACCGGTAACAAGCCGCTGACGGAGGAGTACGTGAAGGAGGCAACTTCCTTTGGAAGTATTGCCGAACTTGCGGCTGCTCTTGCAGCAGGTCAGATCCGGATGAAGGATGTCCCCGAGCTCAAGCCGGTGCTGCGTATGCACCCGCCGAGAAAGGGATACAAGACCACGAAGCGTACGTTCAATCAGGGCGGTGCCCTGGGATACTACGGGAAGGAAATTAATGACCTTCTGATCAAGATGAGGTAA
- a CDS encoding 30S ribosomal protein S5, with protein MAYEQEEWVPITGLGKKVMAGDFASFDEILASGFPIKEAGIVDAMLPDLVDEVLCIDMMQRMTDSGRRIKFRAVVVVGNKDGYIGFGQGRDVQVGTAIKKAIVNAKLNIVKVRRGCGSWECGCGQKHSVPMEVTGKAGSVTVTLKPAPKGIGLVTGDVGKKVLALAGIRDVWVNTSGNTRTTLNFAKATYNALRETNLIRIGGRK; from the coding sequence ATGGCGTACGAACAGGAAGAGTGGGTCCCTATCACCGGTCTTGGCAAGAAGGTCATGGCCGGGGACTTTGCAAGCTTCGATGAGATTCTTGCAAGCGGATTCCCTATTAAGGAAGCAGGCATTGTTGATGCAATGCTTCCCGACCTTGTTGACGAAGTCCTCTGCATTGATATGATGCAGCGTATGACTGACTCTGGTCGCCGTATTAAGTTCAGAGCGGTCGTTGTTGTCGGCAACAAGGATGGTTACATCGGTTTTGGCCAGGGCAGAGATGTTCAGGTGGGAACTGCGATCAAGAAGGCAATCGTAAATGCGAAGCTGAACATTGTGAAGGTTCGCCGTGGATGCGGTTCCTGGGAATGCGGCTGCGGTCAGAAGCACTCTGTGCCGATGGAAGTTACCGGTAAGGCAGGTTCTGTTACCGTTACTCTCAAGCCCGCCCCGAAGGGAATCGGTCTGGTGACCGGTGATGTCGGTAAGAAAGTACTGGCACTTGCCGGTATCCGCGATGTGTGGGTCAACACGAGTGGTAACACGAGAACGACCCTTAACTTCGCAAAGGCTACCTACAATGCACTTCGCGAAACGAATCTGATTCGTATCGGAGGTCGGAAGTAA
- a CDS encoding 50S ribosomal protein L18 gives MATNGRYFVQFRRRREGKTDYYQRQRLIVSGRNRMVVRKTNRHIIIQLIAAQMDGDYTLVHVNSRELVNYGYKGYLGNTPAAYLTGMLFAVRAQKAGYEGAIADIGLQVASTGARVFAAVKGAVDAGFDVPVGEEILPDEDRCNGAHIAEYDDRYADLVSCVEAAKDAIMKELE, from the coding sequence ATGGCTACGAATGGAAGATACTTTGTTCAGTTCCGCAGACGCCGTGAAGGAAAGACTGATTACTACCAGCGCCAGCGGCTGATTGTTTCCGGCAGAAACCGTATGGTTGTCCGGAAGACGAACCGTCACATCATCATCCAGCTCATTGCTGCACAGATGGACGGCGATTATACGCTTGTTCATGTGAACAGCAGAGAACTGGTGAACTACGGGTACAAGGGTTACCTTGGAAACACCCCTGCGGCATATCTGACCGGTATGCTGTTCGCGGTCCGTGCCCAGAAGGCAGGATACGAGGGTGCAATTGCAGATATCGGTCTGCAGGTTGCATCTACGGGTGCCCGTGTGTTCGCCGCAGTGAAAGGAGCAGTCGATGCAGGTTTCGATGTTCCGGTCGGTGAGGAGATCCTCCCGGACGAGGATCGCTGCAACGGTGCCCACATTGCAGAATATGATGACCGCTATGCAGATCTCGTCTCTTGTGTCGAGGCTGCAAAGGATGCAATCATGAAGGAGCTGGAATAA
- a CDS encoding 50S ribosomal protein L19e, with translation MSDLASQRRLAAAVLGCGENRVWINPEKLSDVQNAMSREDIRNLIEEGAISSHQKKGISRGRARARIAKRAYGHCKGPGRRSGAKGARTPSKTQWIKKIRAQRKELRAQREAGSITRTEYRRLYRRAAGGQFRNVAHLKTQIEIVTSRRD, from the coding sequence ATGAGTGATCTTGCTTCCCAGCGCCGCCTTGCGGCAGCTGTTCTCGGTTGCGGTGAAAACCGTGTCTGGATCAATCCGGAGAAACTTTCCGATGTTCAGAATGCAATGTCCCGGGAGGATATCCGCAATCTGATTGAGGAGGGTGCCATCTCTTCCCACCAGAAGAAAGGTATCTCCCGCGGACGTGCACGGGCACGTATCGCAAAGCGCGCATACGGACACTGTAAAGGTCCGGGACGCCGCAGCGGTGCAAAGGGTGCACGCACTCCGTCCAAGACCCAGTGGATCAAGAAGATCCGGGCACAGCGTAAGGAGCTTCGTGCCCAGCGTGAGGCAGGTTCCATTACGAGAACCGAATACCGCAGACTCTACCGCCGTGCAGCCGGTGGTCAGTTCCGTAACGTTGCTCACCTGAAAACGCAGATTGAGATCGTTACTTCCCGGAGGGACTAA
- a CDS encoding 50S ribosomal protein L32e: MASEIKKLIRARAAKKARFSRQCLCAKVKLADTWRRPRGLHSKQRKDFRAKGAHPEAGFGAPAAIRGFHPSGYREVLVFRPADLEEIDAAATAVRIGASVGGQKRAAIQTKAAALGIKVLNPKETKAVVAAPVTEEAKSNE; encoded by the coding sequence ATGGCGAGTGAAATTAAGAAACTGATTCGTGCACGTGCTGCAAAGAAGGCCAGATTCTCCCGCCAGTGCCTCTGTGCAAAGGTAAAGCTGGCTGACACCTGGCGCAGACCGCGCGGTCTGCACAGCAAACAGCGCAAGGATTTCCGTGCAAAGGGTGCACACCCCGAAGCAGGATTCGGAGCTCCGGCAGCAATCCGCGGATTCCACCCGAGCGGCTACCGTGAGGTCCTTGTGTTCAGACCGGCTGATCTTGAAGAGATTGATGCCGCAGCAACTGCTGTCCGTATCGGTGCATCCGTTGGCGGACAGAAGCGTGCAGCTATCCAGACAAAGGCAGCAGCCCTTGGCATTAAGGTTTTGAACCCGAAAGAGACAAAGGCAGTTGTTGCAGCACCAGTGACCGAGGAGGCGAAGTCCAATGAGTGA
- the rpl6p gene encoding 50S ribosomal protein L6, giving the protein MHEMIFHIPEGVTITKEGDLLTVKGSKGSLSRIMHHPSIEIVVEEGAVKISTESTRRRVYALVGTYNALLHVMAKGVVEGYEYHMKVVYNHFPIQVKVAGDRVEIANFLGEKQARYAKIVEGVKVKVQGDELVLNGIDREKIGNTAANVEQACRVRNRDPRVFQDGIYITSRGN; this is encoded by the coding sequence ATGCATGAAATGATTTTCCACATCCCGGAAGGTGTAACCATTACCAAAGAGGGAGACCTCCTGACGGTGAAAGGTTCCAAAGGTTCTCTTTCCCGTATTATGCACCACCCGTCAATTGAGATTGTTGTGGAAGAGGGTGCAGTGAAGATCTCTACCGAGTCCACCAGACGCCGTGTCTATGCTCTGGTCGGTACCTACAATGCCCTTCTCCATGTGATGGCAAAAGGCGTTGTCGAGGGGTACGAGTACCACATGAAGGTTGTCTACAACCACTTCCCGATTCAGGTGAAGGTTGCAGGTGACCGCGTTGAGATCGCCAACTTCCTTGGCGAGAAACAGGCACGCTACGCAAAGATTGTTGAGGGCGTGAAGGTAAAAGTCCAGGGCGATGAACTGGTCTTAAACGGCATTGACCGTGAAAAGATCGGAAACACCGCTGCAAATGTTGAGCAGGCATGCCGGGTCCGCAACAGGGATCCCCGTGTGTTCCAGGATGGTATCTACATTACCAGCAGAGGTAACTAA
- a CDS encoding 30S ribosomal protein S8, whose product MTKQNPIADAMSAIKNAGDTGKLAVTVEPASRLFGDMLTVMQEYGYISGFEKVDDGRGGQYTISLTGGINKCGVITPRFSVKVADLESWETRYLPGKGFGIIILTTSQGVMSHEQARKLGIGGELLGYVF is encoded by the coding sequence ATGACAAAACAGAATCCGATTGCAGACGCAATGAGCGCTATCAAGAATGCCGGCGACACCGGTAAACTTGCAGTGACCGTTGAGCCGGCCAGCCGCCTCTTTGGTGACATGCTTACCGTCATGCAGGAATACGGATATATCAGCGGTTTCGAGAAGGTTGACGACGGCAGAGGAGGTCAGTACACGATTTCTCTTACCGGCGGCATCAACAAGTGCGGTGTTATCACCCCCCGTTTCTCGGTAAAGGTTGCAGACCTTGAGTCTTGGGAAACCAGATACCTGCCGGGAAAGGGTTTCGGAATTATTATTCTGACCACTTCCCAAGGTGTTATGTCCCACGAACAGGCACGTAAGCTCGGTATTGGTGGCGAGCTGTTAGGATACGTCTTCTAA
- a CDS encoding 30S ribosomal protein S14 has translation MAAKDNGKVQQKKYGRGANQCQLCGRKQGLVRRYNIYFCRQCFREWAPTMGFKKMN, from the coding sequence ATGGCAGCAAAAGACAACGGCAAAGTCCAGCAGAAAAAGTATGGTCGTGGTGCAAACCAGTGCCAGCTTTGCGGACGCAAGCAGGGACTTGTGCGCAGATACAACATTTACTTCTGCCGTCAGTGCTTCCGTGAGTGGGCACCCACGATGGGCTTTAAGAAGATGAACTAA
- a CDS encoding 50S ribosomal protein L5, whose amino-acid sequence MSDMQKPFVAKVVVHMGVGEAGERLVNAENIMADLTQGSKPIRSYAKNTLPAFGVRRGQPIGCKVTLRGEKATTFLATALKTYAVENVLHARQFDATGNFGFGIEEHTDFPGQAYDPKIGIYGMDIIAVIEKKGTRTARRKIQQKKLNTKLHVTREESMAFVTETFGIEVE is encoded by the coding sequence ATGAGCGACATGCAGAAACCGTTTGTGGCAAAGGTTGTTGTGCACATGGGTGTCGGCGAGGCAGGCGAGCGGCTTGTCAACGCGGAAAACATCATGGCAGACCTTACCCAGGGTTCCAAGCCGATTCGTTCTTATGCAAAGAATACGCTTCCGGCTTTCGGTGTTCGCCGTGGTCAGCCGATCGGCTGCAAGGTTACCCTTCGCGGCGAAAAGGCTACGACGTTCCTTGCAACGGCATTAAAGACGTATGCGGTGGAGAATGTTCTTCACGCACGCCAGTTTGATGCTACCGGTAACTTCGGTTTCGGTATTGAGGAACACACGGACTTTCCGGGTCAGGCATATGACCCGAAGATCGGTATCTACGGTATGGATATTATCGCAGTTATCGAGAAGAAAGGTACGAGAACGGCACGCAGAAAGATCCAGCAGAAGAAGCTCAACACCAAACTGCACGTGACCCGTGAGGAGTCCATGGCATTTGTGACCGAGACCTTCGGCATTGAGGTGGAGTAA
- a CDS encoding 30S ribosomal protein S4e — protein sequence MTRTKRMTAPDAWQIARKESKYVVSPAHGPHDASALPIGIWIRDHMHLAQNTKEVKKILHDRSVVLNGNVVTDEHIGIDVFDIISFPKIDKHYMILVDAKGRHTEYEISSDAAKIQLVKVANKTTLVGGKTQINLTSGANFIGDNTYKGKDSLVIGLAGDDRFVVQQHFPFAVGNMAVIIGGQHTMKTGKIVEIQIQQSSLSNRVILEDANGEKFETIEDYVYMIGTTESFLSTWGVDA from the coding sequence ATGACTCGTACAAAACGTATGACAGCACCGGACGCATGGCAGATCGCCCGCAAGGAAAGCAAGTACGTCGTGAGCCCGGCACACGGTCCGCACGATGCATCCGCTCTTCCGATCGGCATCTGGATTCGCGACCACATGCACCTCGCCCAGAACACGAAAGAGGTCAAGAAGATCCTTCACGATCGCAGTGTTGTTCTGAACGGCAACGTGGTGACCGATGAGCACATCGGTATTGATGTCTTTGACATCATCAGCTTCCCGAAGATCGATAAGCATTACATGATTCTTGTCGATGCAAAGGGACGCCACACTGAGTATGAGATCTCCTCCGATGCAGCAAAGATCCAGCTGGTCAAAGTCGCAAACAAGACAACTCTTGTCGGCGGCAAGACGCAGATCAATCTGACCAGTGGAGCAAACTTCATTGGTGACAACACCTACAAAGGCAAGGACTCCCTTGTTATCGGTCTTGCTGGCGATGACAGATTTGTTGTGCAGCAGCACTTCCCGTTCGCAGTCGGTAACATGGCCGTCATCATTGGCGGTCAGCACACGATGAAGACCGGAAAGATCGTTGAGATTCAGATTCAGCAGTCATCTCTTTCGAACCGTGTCATCCTTGAGGATGCAAACGGTGAGAAGTTCGAGACCATTGAAGACTATGTCTATATGATCGGAACCACCGAGTCTTTCCTTTCCACCTGGGGTGTTGACGCATGA
- the rplX gene encoding 50S ribosomal protein L24, protein MARIASIQPRKQRKFRYNAPIHVRGAFLHATLADDLRKKYGKRSFRVVTGDTVKVLRGEFAGTEAVVDKVDVKNTKVLVHGVAVKKANGEDVPRPIDPSKVMITKLNLKDAKRVARLEVKA, encoded by the coding sequence ATGGCACGTATTGCAAGCATTCAGCCGAGAAAACAGAGAAAGTTCCGGTATAACGCACCTATCCACGTTCGTGGAGCGTTCTTACACGCAACTCTCGCTGATGATCTCCGTAAGAAATATGGCAAGCGCAGTTTCCGTGTTGTCACCGGTGACACCGTAAAAGTGCTCCGCGGCGAGTTCGCAGGCACCGAAGCTGTTGTTGACAAGGTCGATGTGAAAAACACTAAGGTTCTTGTTCACGGTGTTGCAGTGAAGAAGGCAAACGGCGAGGATGTTCCAAGACCGATTGATCCTTCCAAAGTGATGATCACCAAACTGAATCTGAAGGACGCAAAGCGCGTTGCACGTCTTGAGGTGAAGGCATAA